A part of Misgurnus anguillicaudatus chromosome 6, ASM2758022v2, whole genome shotgun sequence genomic DNA contains:
- the LOC129433944 gene encoding uncharacterized protein has protein sequence MTMAQPTQHWSLKDTETLIRWRMAHGYLFSGWRNTCRNGWEMFIQETKSEVDGGITAQRAKKKWENLKCKYTVLKALAKDVETVKPDSWRWYRLMEIAVDGDPNEIDPPKPTLLTDIAHESECEAQPSKKMYQVEMESDILELLTHSVIEVNTQEIVEDGGTLSEPAERKQTVPSENSPPERQDELQIEKAKVKREKLLLEKEQADLDRERILLEKERTIAEREKAALERDRLQLAKDRAAIERERASLEQDRARLERDRAALERDRETLTAMALRTNGTGHIQPDSPYVQDRKRLIFLFEKLIERF, from the exons GGTCTCTCAAGGACACAGAGACGCTGATCAGATGGCGCATGGCTCATGGTTATTTATTCTCAGGCTGGAGAAACACGTGCAGAAATGGCTGGGA GATGTTCATACAAGAAACCAAATCGGAAGTGGATGGAGGTATTACTGCTCAAAGGGCAAAGAAGAAATGGGAAAATTTGAAATGCAAGTACACG GTTTTGAAAGCTCTTGCGAAGGACGTCGAAACCGTTAAACCTGACTCCTGGCGATGGTACAGGCTAATGGAAATTGCCGTAGATGGAGATCCTAATGAGATCGACCCTCCTAAACCAACCTTACTGACCGACATTGCACATGAATCTGAATGCGAGGCCCAGCCCAGCAAGAAGATGTACCAGGTCGAAATGGAGAGCGATATTCTTGAATTACTGACGCATTCAGTAATCGAGGTCAATACTCAAGAAATCGTGGAAGACGGAGGAACGTTGTCAGAACCTGCAGAACGTAAGCAAACAGTACCGTCCGAAAACAGTCCTCCAGAGCGTCAGGATGAGCTTCAGATCGAGAAAGCAAAGGTTAAGAGAGAGAAACTGCTTCTAGAGAAGGAACAAGCAGATCTGGACCGGGAGCGAATCCTtctagagaaagagagaaccaTTGCAGAAAGGGAGAAAGCAGCGTTGGAGAGAGACAGATTGCAGTTGGCAAAGGACCGAGCTGCaattgaaagagagagagcatcGTTGGAACAAGATAGAGCAAGACTGGAGCGCGATAGAGCGGCTCTTGAAAGGGACAGAGAGACTTTAACTGCCATGGCTCTTAGGACAAATGGCACAGGACACATTCAACCAGACTCTCCTTATGTGCAAGACAGGAAAcggttaatatttttatttgaaaaattaaTCGAGAGATTTTGA
- the mxh gene encoding interferon-induced GTP-binding protein Mx3: MTSSPEILDWGEGSDENGVENSAIFLKQWEAQVRPYIEMIDFMRTIGIEKEFALPSIAVVGDQSSGKSSVLEALSGVALPRGSGIVTRCPLELKLRKVNIGTEWTAVISYKEVRETFHDPKQVEGFVRRAQNMLAGDGVGICDDLISLEIASPDVCDLTLIDLPGITRVPVQGQPEDIGDQIRRLILKFIEKKETINLVVVPCNVDVATTEALRMAQGVDTNGSRTLAILTKPDLIDKGAEEDVLQVLQGKVVPLKKGYTIVRCRGQSDINENVSLAEATKQETEFFANHPHFSYLLDEQRATTSHLATRLTKELVEHIKASLPSLSEQIHVNLSSLRVELKSYSDGPPLEPEKMGPYLSKKILEFSDQISELCRTGESDSGNLYSLLRPVFKNWESLLSDSKALFRESVMEMINNYDEAHRGRELVTFSDYCVYESLVKKHVGDLKQPALDTLKLIRGIVQKEFRVMCEMSFPNYPHLKHIILNQIDDIQSKQETKVEKRIYEYIKMEKLVYTQDPIFTQKVVDFKFVERRQEYESISLDTGKDATSPQNCAVFDTRKLTPEKLIIYYEIVYQRLADYIPMVILLFILKEAAVILRAQAMDLRDGADVVKLLVEDSDAGRRRTDLYQRMERLRMAQERISVYL, encoded by the exons ATGACCAGCTCACCTGAAATTTTGGATTGGGGTGAGGGATCAGATGAAAATGG TGTAGAGAACAGTGCGATCTTTCTGAAACAATGGGAAGCACAGGTTCGGCCTTACATTGAGATGATTGACTTCATGAGGACAATTGGCATTGAGAAGGAGTTTGCGCTGCCCTCCATTGCAGTGGTGGGAGACCAGAGCTCGGGGAAAAGCTCTGTTTTAGAGGCATTATCAGGAGTGGCTTTACCACGTGGAAGTG GTATCGTCACTCGCTGTCCATTGGAGCTTAAACTCAGAAAGGTAAATATTGGAACAGAATGGACAGCTGTCATTTCCTACAAAGAAGTCCGAGAGACGTTTCATGATCCCAAACAAGTTGAAGGTTTTGTTAGAAGAG CCCAGAATATGCTTGCTGGAGATGGGGTAGGAATCTGTGATGATCTCATCAGTTTAGAGATTGCATCACCTGACGTGTGTGACCTCACACTGATCGATCTACCCGGGATAACAAGAGTACCTGTGCAAGGTCAACCTGAAGACATTGGAGACCAG ATTAGGCGCCTGATATTAAAATTCATTGAGAAGAAAGAAACCATCAATTTGGTTGTCGTTCCCTGCAATGTTGACGTTGCAACCACAGAGGCTCTTCGAATGGCACAGGGTGTGGATACAAATGGCTCAAGGACTTTAG CAATATTAACAAAGCCGGACCTGATAGATAAAGGAGCGGAGGAGGATGTTTTACAAGTTCTACAGGGTAAAGTCGTACCACTTAAAAAGGGCTACACCATCGTCAGATGTAGAGGTCAGAGCGACATCAATGAAAATGTTTCTTTGGCCGAAGCAACAAAACAGGAGACAGAGTTTTTTGCAAACCACCCACACTTCAG TTATCTTCTTGATGAACAAAGGGCCACAACAAGCCACCTCGCAACCAGACTCACTAAAGAACTAGTTGAACATATCAAG GCTTCCCTTCCATCTTTAAGTGAGCAAATTCATGTCAACTTGAGTTCTTTGAGGGTTGAGCTAAAGAGTTATTCTGACGGTCCTCCTTTAGAACCAGAAAAAATGGGACCGTATCTTAGCAAG AAAATCTTGGAGTTCAGTGACCAGATAAGCGAGTTGTGTAGAACGGGAGAATCGGACAGTGGAAATCTTTACTCGCTCCTTCGTCCGGTGTTCAAGAATTGGGAATCCCTTCTGAGTGACTCCAAAGCATTGT tcCGAGAGTCAGTAATGGAGATGATAAATAATTATGATGAAGCCCATCGTGGGAGAGAGCTAGTGACCTTCAGCGACTACTGCGTGTATGAATCTCTGGTGAAGAAACATGTTGGAGATCTTAAACAACCGGCTCTGGATACACTGAAACTCATTCGAG GTATTGTACAGAAGGAGTTTAGGGTCATGTGTGAGATGTCCTTCCCAAACTACCCTCATTTGAAACACATAATATTG AACCAGATTGATGACATTCAGTCAAAGCAGGAAACCAAAGTGGAGAAGAGGATCTACGAATACATTAAGATGGAGAAACTTGTGTACACACAGGATCCTATTTTTACCCAGAAAGTTGTGGATTTTAAATTTGTCGAAAGAAGACAAGAGTACGAATCCATCTCTTTAGATACTGGCAAAGATGCAACCTCCCCCCAAAACTGTGCTGTTTTTGACACCAGAAAACTGACACCCGAGAAACTTATCATCTACTATGAG ATTGTGTATCAGCGTCTAGCCGACTATATTCCTATGGTGATCCTGCTGTTTATACTGAAAGAAGCTGCTGTGATTTTGCGAGCTCAAGCCATGGACCTGCGGGATGGAGCTGATGTTGTGAAGCTGCTGGTGGAGGATTCAGATGCTGGGAGACGGAGAACAGATTTATATCAGCGTATGGAGCGACTGCGTATGGCACAAGAAAGGATCAGTGTGTACCTCTGA
- the LOC129433938 gene encoding interferon-induced GTP-binding protein Mx3-like isoform X2, with protein MMTFFTRSSGDSLNRHSSFNERRMGGELHNRLEENIRPLIDLIDKLRSLEIQGDLDMSLPTIVVIGDQSSGKSSVLEALSGVALPRGSGMVTRCPLELKLRKVTGGSSWKAIISYRKKNFDVANSSVGNTASSGARQDVRVSYTPQTITFEDPFLVERHVKEAQIALAGDGAGISDEIITLEIRSPDVCDLTLIDLPGIARVPLQGQPLDIGNKIKALIMKFIVKSETINMVVVPLNIDIATTEALKMAQEVDPDGTRTFAVLTKPDLIDRGTERHTLAIAQNKVVPLRKGYIMVKCRGQQQIDDDISLDEASTMEKDFFENHDYFSCLLNENKATIPCLANELTKQLVSHIKKSLPLLDEEIKKQLSEVRKDMKEFEGGPPRDPQGAKQYLINILSEFNQKMQSLSLGDLIMKENMFNELRVEYKKWNDFLNNSMSTFFHPTSRIRQEIIKNRGRELASFSSYRVFEMLLQKHVAQLKDPAIALLNTVKDITFKQLSCLSKDCFWRYPELLKLTMEKIDKIQSSQLRKAEERITEQFKMENMICTQDDIYFKTLNRNMKEAFSDTQLPFCDIASKYSDMLKAYYEIMVQRMADQVPMLTRYCMLKEGVQLLCNDMLTLLDSENVGEILSEDTDIGQKRRDLQARLDRLNTAQEEIDKCT; from the exons ATGATGACATTTTTTACTCGTTCTTCTGGAGATAGTCTTAACAGACATAGTAGTTTCAATGAAAG GAGAATGGGGGGAGAGCTTCACAATCGTTTAGAGGAGAACATCCGTCCACTTATTGATCTGATTGATAAACTGCGGTCACTTGAGATTCAGGGAGACCTGGATATGTCACTACCGACTATAGTAGTAATCGGAGATCAGAGTTCTGGAAAAAGTTCTGTATTGGAAGCTCTGTCTGGTGTTGCATTACCAAGAGGGAGTG GGATGGTCACCAGATGCCCACTGGAGCTAAAGTTGAGAAAGGTAACAGGTGGAAGCAGCTGGAAGGCAATTATATCATACAGGAAGAAGAATTTTGATGTGGCGAACTCATCAGTCGGTAATACTGCAT CTTCTGGAGCCAGACAGGATGTACGTGTATCATACACTCCTCAGACAATTACATTTGAGGATCCCTTTTTAGTTGAAAGACACGTTAAAGAAG CACAAATTGCATTGGCTGGAGATGGGGCAGGAATCTCTGATGAAATCATCACTTTAGAGATCAGGTCACCTGATGTGTGTGACCTCACGCTGATTGATTTACCTGGAATAGCCAGAGTCCCATTACAAGGACAACCACTGGATATTGGAAACAAA ATCAAAGCTCTGATTATGAAATTTATTGTGAAGTCTGAGACTATAAACATGGTTGTGGTCCCATTAAACATTGACATTGCAACAACAGAAGCACTGAAAATGGCACAGGAAGTAGATCCTGATGGTACAAGGACTTTCG CTGTTTTGACCAAGCCGGACCTCATTGACAGAGGAACAGAGAGACACACTCTGGCAATTGCCCAGAACAAAGTTGTTCCTCTTCGCAAAGGTTACATCATGGTGAAGTGTAGAGGTCAACAACAAATTGATGACGACATTTCTCTGGATGAGGCTTCAACAATGGAGaaagatttttttgaaaatcatgatTATTTCAG TTGTCTTTTGAATGAGAACAAAGCTACTATTCCATGTCTTGCCAATGAACTGACTAAGCAGCTTGTTAGTCATATCAAA AAATCACTGCCACTGCTTGATGAAGAGATAAAAAAGCAGTTATCAGAAGTGAGAAAGGATATGAAGGAGTTTGAGGGTGGGCCACCACGAGACCCTCAGGGGGCTAAACAATACCTCATTAAT ATCTTATCAGAATTCAATCAAAAAATGCAGTCCTTATCATTAGGGGACTTGATAATGAAAGAAAATATGTTTAATGAGCTTCGCGTAGAATACAAGAAGTGGAACGATTTTCTAAACAACTCAATGTCAACCT TTTTCCATCCAACTTCAAGGATAAGACAAGAAATCATAAAGAATAGAGGAAGAGAACTTGCCAGCTTCAGCAGCTACAGGGTTTTTGAGATGCTTCTGCAGAAACATGTGGCCCAGCTTAAGGATCCAGCCATTGCTTTACTTAATACTGTGAAAG ACATCACCTTCAAGCAGTTATCGTGCTTGTCTAAGGATTGTTTCTGGAGATACCCTGAGCTTCTAAAACTT ACCATGGAAAAAATCGACAAAATTCAGTCAAGTCAGCTTCGTAAAGCTGAGGAGAGGATCACAGAGCAGTTTAAAATGGAAAACATGATCTGTACACAAGATGATATTTACTTTAAGACACTGAACAGAAATATGAAGGAGGCATTTTCCGACACTCAGTTGCCTTTCTGTGATATAGCAAGCAAGTACAGTGATATGCTGAAGGCTTATTACGAG ATTATGGTGCAGCGCATGGCTGACCAGGTGCCCATGCTGACCCGTTATTGCATGTTGAAAGAAGGTGTTCAGCTCCTGTGTAATGATATGCTGACTCTGTTGGATAGTGAAAATGTGGGTGAGATTCTGTCTGAAGATACTGATATCGGTCAAAAGCGCAGAGACTTACAGGCTCGTCTGGATCGATTAAACACAGCTCAGGAAGAAATTGACAAATGTACTTGA
- the LOC129433938 gene encoding interferon-induced GTP-binding protein Mx3-like isoform X1: MMTFFTRSSGDSLNRHSSFNESRRMGGELHNRLEENIRPLIDLIDKLRSLEIQGDLDMSLPTIVVIGDQSSGKSSVLEALSGVALPRGSGMVTRCPLELKLRKVTGGSSWKAIISYRKKNFDVANSSVGNTASSGARQDVRVSYTPQTITFEDPFLVERHVKEAQIALAGDGAGISDEIITLEIRSPDVCDLTLIDLPGIARVPLQGQPLDIGNKIKALIMKFIVKSETINMVVVPLNIDIATTEALKMAQEVDPDGTRTFAVLTKPDLIDRGTERHTLAIAQNKVVPLRKGYIMVKCRGQQQIDDDISLDEASTMEKDFFENHDYFSCLLNENKATIPCLANELTKQLVSHIKKSLPLLDEEIKKQLSEVRKDMKEFEGGPPRDPQGAKQYLINILSEFNQKMQSLSLGDLIMKENMFNELRVEYKKWNDFLNNSMSTFFHPTSRIRQEIIKNRGRELASFSSYRVFEMLLQKHVAQLKDPAIALLNTVKDITFKQLSCLSKDCFWRYPELLKLTMEKIDKIQSSQLRKAEERITEQFKMENMICTQDDIYFKTLNRNMKEAFSDTQLPFCDIASKYSDMLKAYYEIMVQRMADQVPMLTRYCMLKEGVQLLCNDMLTLLDSENVGEILSEDTDIGQKRRDLQARLDRLNTAQEEIDKCT, from the exons ATGATGACATTTTTTACTCGTTCTTCTGGAGATAGTCTTAACAGACATAGTAGTTTCAATGAAAG tAGGAGAATGGGGGGAGAGCTTCACAATCGTTTAGAGGAGAACATCCGTCCACTTATTGATCTGATTGATAAACTGCGGTCACTTGAGATTCAGGGAGACCTGGATATGTCACTACCGACTATAGTAGTAATCGGAGATCAGAGTTCTGGAAAAAGTTCTGTATTGGAAGCTCTGTCTGGTGTTGCATTACCAAGAGGGAGTG GGATGGTCACCAGATGCCCACTGGAGCTAAAGTTGAGAAAGGTAACAGGTGGAAGCAGCTGGAAGGCAATTATATCATACAGGAAGAAGAATTTTGATGTGGCGAACTCATCAGTCGGTAATACTGCAT CTTCTGGAGCCAGACAGGATGTACGTGTATCATACACTCCTCAGACAATTACATTTGAGGATCCCTTTTTAGTTGAAAGACACGTTAAAGAAG CACAAATTGCATTGGCTGGAGATGGGGCAGGAATCTCTGATGAAATCATCACTTTAGAGATCAGGTCACCTGATGTGTGTGACCTCACGCTGATTGATTTACCTGGAATAGCCAGAGTCCCATTACAAGGACAACCACTGGATATTGGAAACAAA ATCAAAGCTCTGATTATGAAATTTATTGTGAAGTCTGAGACTATAAACATGGTTGTGGTCCCATTAAACATTGACATTGCAACAACAGAAGCACTGAAAATGGCACAGGAAGTAGATCCTGATGGTACAAGGACTTTCG CTGTTTTGACCAAGCCGGACCTCATTGACAGAGGAACAGAGAGACACACTCTGGCAATTGCCCAGAACAAAGTTGTTCCTCTTCGCAAAGGTTACATCATGGTGAAGTGTAGAGGTCAACAACAAATTGATGACGACATTTCTCTGGATGAGGCTTCAACAATGGAGaaagatttttttgaaaatcatgatTATTTCAG TTGTCTTTTGAATGAGAACAAAGCTACTATTCCATGTCTTGCCAATGAACTGACTAAGCAGCTTGTTAGTCATATCAAA AAATCACTGCCACTGCTTGATGAAGAGATAAAAAAGCAGTTATCAGAAGTGAGAAAGGATATGAAGGAGTTTGAGGGTGGGCCACCACGAGACCCTCAGGGGGCTAAACAATACCTCATTAAT ATCTTATCAGAATTCAATCAAAAAATGCAGTCCTTATCATTAGGGGACTTGATAATGAAAGAAAATATGTTTAATGAGCTTCGCGTAGAATACAAGAAGTGGAACGATTTTCTAAACAACTCAATGTCAACCT TTTTCCATCCAACTTCAAGGATAAGACAAGAAATCATAAAGAATAGAGGAAGAGAACTTGCCAGCTTCAGCAGCTACAGGGTTTTTGAGATGCTTCTGCAGAAACATGTGGCCCAGCTTAAGGATCCAGCCATTGCTTTACTTAATACTGTGAAAG ACATCACCTTCAAGCAGTTATCGTGCTTGTCTAAGGATTGTTTCTGGAGATACCCTGAGCTTCTAAAACTT ACCATGGAAAAAATCGACAAAATTCAGTCAAGTCAGCTTCGTAAAGCTGAGGAGAGGATCACAGAGCAGTTTAAAATGGAAAACATGATCTGTACACAAGATGATATTTACTTTAAGACACTGAACAGAAATATGAAGGAGGCATTTTCCGACACTCAGTTGCCTTTCTGTGATATAGCAAGCAAGTACAGTGATATGCTGAAGGCTTATTACGAG ATTATGGTGCAGCGCATGGCTGACCAGGTGCCCATGCTGACCCGTTATTGCATGTTGAAAGAAGGTGTTCAGCTCCTGTGTAATGATATGCTGACTCTGTTGGATAGTGAAAATGTGGGTGAGATTCTGTCTGAAGATACTGATATCGGTCAAAAGCGCAGAGACTTACAGGCTCGTCTGGATCGATTAAACACAGCTCAGGAAGAAATTGACAAATGTACTTGA